A single genomic interval of Neisseria leonii harbors:
- a CDS encoding YdcH family protein, with product MFPEYRDLISKLKQEDKHFARLFDEHNDLDDKITGLENNPVTSVSAHDEIEKLKVQKLALKDQLFEILKKADA from the coding sequence ATGTTTCCCGAATACCGTGACCTGATCAGCAAACTCAAACAGGAAGACAAGCATTTCGCCCGCCTGTTTGACGAACACAACGATTTGGACGACAAAATCACCGGCCTGGAAAACAATCCGGTAACCAGCGTTTCGGCTCATGACGAAATCGAGAAGCTGAAAGTTCAAAAACTGGCTCTGAAAGACCAGCTGTTTGAAATCCTGAAAAAAGCAGACGCTTAA